Proteins co-encoded in one Apus apus isolate bApuApu2 chromosome 22, bApuApu2.pri.cur, whole genome shotgun sequence genomic window:
- the SIDT2 gene encoding SID1 transmembrane family member 2 isoform X5: MPGPGAAALARALLAWALLAPAPTLPQPLPRGSRRVEEKEALFNTTYADWVDADLLNIYAFNHSVRRNRTEGVRVSVNVLSDHKDLPVLFVVRQKEAVVSFQVPLILRGLYQRKYAYQEVSRTLCQPQTKAEVETQHFYVDVSTLSLNTSYQLRVTRVENFVLRTNERFSFNATAAQPQYFKYEFPEGVDSVIVKVTSAMAFPCSVISIQDILCPVYDLDNNVAFIGMYQTMTKKAAITVQKKDFPSNSFYVVVVVKTEDEACGGALPYYPLSKDASPDEPVDQHNRQKMLEVMVSPAITSEAYVSSVLFCLGIFLSFYVLTVLIACWESCRQQKRKGLLAAMDSPSLDTASLLGHARSIPDSFLGHSPYDSYGYGSFGNGSSSSAEGVTDSLGSTDVSYSYMGQEQFKRRTPSAPMRPLSIAMGERSLENVAGRPRLDSLSSVEEDDYDTLADIDYDKNVIRTKKYLCVADLARKDKRVLRKKYQIYFWNIATIAVFYALPVIQLVITYQTVVNVTGNQDICYYNFLCAHPLGNLSAFNNILSNLGYVLLGLLFLLIILQREINYNRALMRNDAHALECGIPKHFGLFYAMGTALMMEGLLSACYHVCPNYTNFQFDTSFMYMIAGLCMLKLYQKRHPDINASAYSAYACLALVIFFSVVGVVFGKGNTAFWIVFSVIHIVATLLLSTQLYYMGRWKLDSGILRRILHVLYTDCVRQCSGPMTGWCSWSWETSSTGHSLPTASSSAPMTLLPTCWPSASATSSSTLPSTSS; this comes from the exons ATGCCGGGCCCTGGGGCGGCCGCGCTGGCCCGGGCGCTGCTGGCCTGGGCGCTGCTGGCCCCCGCGcccaccctgccccagcccctgccgcGGGGGTCCCGGcgggtggaggagaaggaagccCTCTTCAACACCACCTACGCCGACTGGGTGGACGCCGACCTGCTCAACATCTACGCCTTCAACCACAGCGTCCGGAGGAACAGG ACCGAGGGGGTGCGGGTGTCGGTGAACGTCCTCTCCGACCACAAGGACCTGCCCGTCCTCTTCGTGGTGAGGCAGAAGGAGGCGGTGGTCTCCTTCCAGGTGCCGCTCATCCTCCGGGGGCT gtACCAGCGGAAGTACGCGTACCAGGAGGTGAGCCGCAcgctctgccagccccagacCAAGGCAGAGGTGGAGACCCAGCACTTCTACGTGGATGTCTCCACGCTGTCCCTCAACACCTCCTACCAGCTGCGGGTCACCCGCGTGGAGAACTTCGTGCTGCG GACCAACGAAAGGTTCAGCTTCAATGCCACGGCCGCCCAGCCACAG TATTTCAAGTATGAGTTCCCCGAGGGAGTGGACTCGGTGATCGTGAAGGTGACCTCAGCCATGGCCTTCCCCTGCTCTGTCATCTCCATCCAAGACATCCTG TGCCCTGTCTATGACCTGGACAACAACGTGGCCTTCATCGGGATGTACCAGACCATGACGAAGAAGGCAGCCATCACCGTGCAG AAGAAGGATTTCCCCAGCAACAGCTTCtatgtggtggtggtggtgaagaCGGAGGACGAGGCGTGTGGGGGGGCTCTGCCCTACTACCCCCTCTCCAAAGATGCCTCCCCAG ATGAACCTGTGGATCAGCACAACCGGCAGAAGATGCTGGAGGTGATGGTGTCACCTGCCATAACCT CGGAGGCCTATGTGAGCAGTGTGCTGTTCTGCCTGGgcatcttcctctccttctaCGTCCTGACGGTGCTGATCGcctgctgggagagctgccG gcagcagaagaggaagggacTCCTGGCAGCCATGGACTCGCCCAGCCTGGACACGG CATCTCTACTGG GGCATGCCCGCAGCATCCCTGACTCCTTCCTGGGCCACTCTCCCTACGACAGCTATGGTTACGGCTCCTTTG GGAACGGCTCCTCCAGCAGCGCCGAGGGTGTCACGGACAGCCTGGGCTCCACGGATGTCTCCTACAGCTACATGG GGCAGGAGCAGTTCAAGCGGCGCACGCCCTCCGCCCCGATGAGGCCGCTGAGCATTGCCATGG GGGAGCGGTCTCTGGAGAACGTGGCCGGCCGGCCCCGCCTGGACTCGCTCAGCTCCGTGGAGGAGGATGACTACGACACGCTGGCTGACATCGACTACGACAAGAATGTCATCCGCACCAAG aAATACCTCTGCGTGGCCGACCTGGCCCGCAAGGACAAGCGGGTGCTGCGGAAGAAGTACCAGATCTACTTCTG GAACATAGCCACCATTGCTGTCTTCTACGCCCTCCCTGTCATCCAGCTGGTCATCACCTACCAGACG GTAGTGAATGTCACAGGCAACCAGGACATCTGCTACTACAACTTCCTGTGCGCCCACCCGCTGGGGAACCTCAG CGCCTTTAACAACATCCTCAGCAACCTGGGCTACGTCCTGCTGGGCttgctcttcctcctcatcaTCCTGCAGCGGGAGATCAACTACAACCGGGCGCTCATGCGCAACGACGCCCATGCTCTG GAGTGCGGTATCCCCAAACACTTCGGGCTTTTCTACGCCATGGGCACGGCGCTGATGATGGAGGGGCTGCTCAGCGCCTGCTACCACGTCTGCCCCAACTACACCAACTTCCAGTTCG ACACCTCCTTCATGTACATGATCGCGGGGCTCTGCATGCTGAAGCTCTACCAGAAGCGTCACCCAGACATCAACGCCAGCGCCTACAGCGCCTACGCCTGCCTGGCCCTCGTCATCTTCTTCTCTGTGGTCGGCGTG GTCTTCGGCAAAGGGAACACGGCCTTCTGGATCGTCTTCTCCGTCATCCACATCGTGGccaccctgctgctgagcacccagCTGTACTACATGGGGCGCTGGAAGCTGG actCGGGCATCCTGCGCCGCATCCTGCACGTGCTGTACACGGACTGCGTGCGGCAGTGCAGCGGGCCCAT GACCGGATGGTGCTCTTGGTCATGGGAAACATCA
- the PAFAH1B2 gene encoding platelet-activating factor acetylhydrolase IB subunit alpha2, translating to MESRGEPQPRNRMSQGSANPAAVPHAAEDIQGDDRWMSQHNRFVLDCKDKEPDVLFVGDSMVQLLQQNEIWRELFSPLHALNFGIGGDTTGHVLWRLKNGELENIKPKVIVVWVGTNNHENTAEEVAGGIEAIVRLINTQQPQAKVIVLGLLPRGEKPNPLRQKNAQVNHLLKASLPKLPNVQLLDVDAGFVHSDGTISYHDMFDFLHLTGGGYAKICKPLHELIMQLLEETPEEKRAALA from the exons ATGGAGTCGCGGGGGGAGCCGCAGCCGCG GAACAGGATGAGCCAGGGGAGCGCAAACCCGGCCGCGGTCCCACACGCTGCTGAAGACATCCAGGGGGATGACAGGTGGATGTCACAG CACAATCGGTTCGTCCTGGACTGCAAAGACAAGGAGCCCGACGTGCTCTTCGTGGGGGACTCGatggtgcagctgctgcagcagaacgAG ATCTGGAGGGAGCTCTTCTCGCCACTTCACGCCTTGAATTTTGGGATTGGTGGAGACACCACAGGACACGTCCTATGGAGACTGAAGAATGGTGAACTGGAGAACATTAAACCCAAG GTCattgttgtttgggttggaacaaATAATCATGAGAACACGGCAGAAGAAGTCGCCGGTGGAATTGAGGCTATCGTGCGCCTGATCAAcacccagcagccacaggccAAAGTCATCGTGCTG GGCCTGCTACCTCGTGGAGAGAAGCCAAACCCCCTGAGGCAGAAGAATGCCCAGGTGAACCACCTGCTGAAGGCCTCGCTGCCCAAGCTGCCCAATGTCCAGCTGCTGGACGTGGACGCCGGGTTCGTGCACTCGGACGGCACCATCTCCTACCACGACATGTTTGATTTCCTGCACCTGACGGGAGGGGGGTATGCAAAGATCTGCAAACCCCTCCATGAACTCAtcatgcagctgctggaggagaccCCCGAGGAGAAACGAGCTGCCCTGGCCTGA